One bacterium genomic region harbors:
- the cobT gene encoding nicotinate-nucleotide--dimethylbenzimidazole phosphoribosyltransferase encodes MTARPRTLAGVTARIGPADQAAMRRAATRQDILTKPPGSLGRLEEVATRLAGMFGTARPVIRGKAVIVAAADHGVVAQGVTGYPQSVTGQMVRNFLDGGAAINVLCRLGGVHRIVVDAGIASAPPPEHPDLRSLRIGPGTGDITLGPAMTRRQAVRCIEFGAGLASEVIADGADLVATGDMGIGNTTPSSAIAAAMTGRPPTETTGKGTGRSAEELLRKTAVVEEALEVNSPDPDDPVDVLAKVGGFEIGVLAGVVLGTAAERRAVVLDGFISGAAALIAHRLSPAVSDYLIASHRSAETGHRAVLAYMQLDPLLDLAMRLGEGTGAVLAMGIVEAAASCLTEMATFEEAGVSDRKAQGALMEAPAE; translated from the coding sequence ATGACCGCCCGACCCCGAACCCTGGCCGGGGTGACGGCGCGGATCGGTCCGGCGGACCAGGCGGCAATGCGCCGGGCGGCCACCCGGCAGGACATACTGACCAAGCCCCCTGGAAGCCTGGGCCGGCTCGAGGAAGTCGCCACGCGCCTGGCCGGTATGTTCGGTACGGCGCGGCCGGTGATCCGGGGGAAGGCGGTCATCGTGGCGGCCGCCGACCATGGGGTGGTGGCACAGGGAGTCACGGGGTATCCGCAGTCCGTCACCGGCCAGATGGTGCGCAACTTCCTCGACGGGGGGGCTGCGATCAACGTGCTGTGCCGGCTGGGCGGGGTACACCGGATCGTGGTCGATGCCGGGATCGCCTCGGCTCCGCCGCCCGAGCATCCTGACCTCCGCTCCCTACGAATCGGACCCGGAACCGGCGATATCACCCTGGGCCCCGCCATGACCCGCCGCCAGGCCGTCCGGTGCATCGAGTTCGGCGCAGGCCTGGCCTCCGAGGTGATCGCCGACGGCGCCGACCTGGTCGCTACCGGCGACATGGGGATCGGCAACACCACGCCGTCCAGCGCGATCGCTGCCGCGATGACCGGTAGACCCCCCACCGAGACAACCGGGAAAGGCACCGGTCGCAGCGCCGAGGAACTGCTTCGCAAGACCGCCGTGGTGGAAGAGGCCCTCGAGGTCAACTCGCCCGATCCGGACGACCCGGTCGACGTGCTTGCCAAGGTGGGCGGGTTCGAGATCGGGGTGCTGGCCGGCGTCGTGCTGGGAACGGCCGCCGAGCGGCGGGCGGTGGTGCTGGACGGGTTCATCTCGGGTGCGGCCGCCCTCATCGCCCACCGTCTGAGCCCGGCGGTCAGCGACTACCTGATCGCCTCTCACCGCTCCGCCGAGACGGGCCACCGGGCCGTGCTGGCCTATATGCAACTCGACCCCCTCCTGGACCTGGCGATGCGGCTCGGGGAGGGAACCGGCGCGGTCCTGGCCATGGGCATCGTGGAAGCGGCCGCGTCCTGTCTCACCGAGATGGCCACATTCGAGGAGGCAGGTGTCTCGGACCGTAAGGCCCAAGGCGCACTGATGGAAGCGCCGGCGGAATGA